The Cydia splendana chromosome Z, ilCydSple1.2, whole genome shotgun sequence genome window below encodes:
- the LOC134804896 gene encoding pre-rRNA-processing protein TSR2 homolog, protein MLYDQFKPLVDLVLNNWTALQLAVEQGMGAPGGEKTAQLMSVYVARYCVENIVDIENVTEVLEDLMDEEFETVCHDNSPKEVATLLLQYLALLKEGRQEELQARVAAMPTCPKWLNQPACCKSIPPQSHGNPDDDTTSSSDEDNLSNRPLNGKGSLVNYNTDREPVDKEKEPDRAVARTRRKKE, encoded by the exons ATGTTGTATGACCAGTTTAAACCACTTGTAGATCTCGTATTGAACAATTGGACAGCATTACAGTTGGCAGTAGAACAGGGCATGGGTGCACCGGGTGGTGAAAAG acTGCCCAACTCATGTCAGTTTACGTCGCCCGATACTGCGTCGAAAACATAGTAGATATTGAAAATGTGACTGAAGTGTTGGAAGACTTGATGGACGAAGAGTTTGAAACTGTCTGCCATGATAATTCACCCAAAG AAGTGGCAACATTACTCCTGCAGTACCTGGCACTGCTCAAAGAGGGTAGACAAGAAGAACTGCAAGCAAGAGTTGCTGCTATGCCTACCTGTCCAAAATGGCTAAATCAGCCAGCTTGTTGTAAATCTATTCCACCGCAG AGTCACGGTAATCCGGATGATGACACTACTAGTAGCAGTGATGAAGATAACCTTTCAAACAGACCATTGAATGGCAAAGGATCTTTAGTAAACTACAACACCGACCGTGAACCAGTGGATAAAGAGAAAGAGCCAGATCGGGCTGTAGCGAGAACCAGAAGAAAAAAAGAGTAA